Proteins co-encoded in one Prescottella sp. R16 genomic window:
- a CDS encoding ABC transporter permease: MAVTTSPMRKVSLRNLAAHKVRLLLTVLSVVLGTAFVAGSFVFTDTLQKTFDSIFEGTAQGVDVRVSAVEQGSSGVPTADIDTIAAIDGVRVVAPAVSGQIVVLNADGKPMQNGGAPSLGSAYLPPEQQLGEQTPFVAGTPPEQPGQIALNESAATRAGLAVGDRTRVLTMSGWNDVTLSGVYSTDTDTGGFVGALFTDAQARQLFTDGNHVAYVDVAGTGVSQEELRDRVAAALPDTKVQTGDQVREETKDEIAQALSFVNYFLLAFGAIALLVGTFIIYNTFSMIVAQRLKELALLRAIGAGRGQVGRSVVFEALVIGVIGSALGLAAGVGLAYGLRGLLNAFDLGLPEGPLQVAPRTIVVALVLGILVTVVSAYAPARRAAKVPPVAAMREEFASAGDTLRVRTLIGAIAAVLGAVALIAGAQSTGGGAAGLVGIGALALVLAVLLAAPALSRPIVGALGAVFARPFGPVGRLARTNAVRNPKRTAATAFALTLGLMLVSVIGVFGASAKESTNALVDKGIEADFVLTGPPGIGVPAGAAGAAARVDGVVDAVSLHGVAVKIDDEDVFGSAVSGSLDGVLAYTMEEGSETVAGTDMIVSQTEAADRGWTLGTPVTLTDRDGGQVTTTVTGIYADNQLLGSWVVSNEVYQEVTPVNQRAEWAVMIKAAPGADQATMAADLATATDPFVVVQVQDREQFKGAQAQLIDSLLAVLYGLLALAVVIAILGIVNTLALSVVERRREIGMLRAVGMQRAQVRRTIYLESVLIAVFGALVGVLLGVVFGWGFVRTLADQGLDHIAVPWGQVVAMLIGSGVVGVLAALWPAARAARTKPLEAIADM, from the coding sequence ATGGCCGTGACCACATCCCCCATGCGCAAGGTGTCTCTGCGCAATCTCGCCGCCCACAAGGTGCGGCTCCTGCTGACCGTGCTGTCGGTGGTGCTGGGCACCGCGTTCGTCGCGGGTTCGTTCGTGTTCACCGACACCCTGCAGAAGACGTTCGACAGCATCTTCGAGGGCACCGCGCAGGGTGTCGACGTCCGGGTCAGCGCGGTCGAGCAGGGCTCGAGCGGTGTTCCGACCGCGGACATCGACACGATCGCGGCGATCGACGGCGTCCGTGTCGTCGCACCGGCCGTGAGCGGGCAGATCGTCGTCCTGAACGCGGACGGCAAGCCCATGCAGAACGGCGGCGCCCCGAGCCTCGGATCGGCGTATCTACCGCCCGAGCAGCAGCTCGGTGAGCAGACGCCGTTCGTGGCGGGCACGCCGCCCGAGCAGCCCGGGCAGATCGCACTCAACGAGTCCGCCGCGACCCGGGCGGGTCTCGCGGTGGGCGACCGGACACGGGTGCTGACGATGTCCGGCTGGAACGACGTCACCCTGTCGGGCGTCTACTCCACCGACACCGACACCGGCGGTTTCGTCGGGGCCCTGTTCACGGATGCGCAGGCCCGCCAGCTGTTCACCGACGGCAACCACGTCGCCTACGTCGACGTGGCCGGGACCGGGGTGTCGCAGGAGGAGCTGCGGGACCGGGTGGCGGCCGCGTTGCCCGACACCAAGGTGCAGACCGGCGACCAGGTCCGGGAGGAGACCAAGGACGAGATCGCGCAGGCCCTGAGTTTCGTCAACTACTTCCTGCTGGCGTTCGGCGCGATCGCGCTGCTGGTGGGCACGTTCATCATCTACAACACGTTCTCGATGATCGTGGCGCAGCGACTCAAGGAGCTCGCGTTGCTGCGGGCGATCGGCGCCGGACGCGGTCAGGTGGGCCGGTCGGTGGTGTTCGAGGCCCTCGTCATCGGTGTGATCGGCAGTGCGCTCGGCCTCGCGGCCGGTGTCGGGCTGGCGTACGGACTGCGGGGCCTGCTCAACGCGTTCGATCTGGGTCTGCCGGAGGGGCCGCTGCAGGTGGCGCCGCGCACGATCGTGGTGGCACTGGTCCTCGGCATTCTCGTGACCGTCGTCAGTGCGTACGCGCCGGCGCGGCGGGCCGCGAAGGTGCCGCCGGTCGCCGCGATGCGCGAGGAGTTCGCGTCCGCCGGTGACACACTGCGGGTGCGCACCCTGATCGGTGCGATCGCCGCGGTCCTCGGTGCGGTCGCGCTGATCGCGGGCGCGCAGTCCACCGGTGGTGGTGCGGCCGGGCTCGTCGGGATCGGGGCGCTGGCCCTCGTCCTCGCGGTGCTGCTCGCGGCCCCCGCCCTGTCCCGGCCGATCGTCGGGGCGCTCGGCGCGGTGTTCGCCCGGCCGTTCGGGCCGGTGGGCCGGCTGGCCCGCACCAATGCGGTCCGCAACCCCAAGCGCACCGCCGCGACGGCGTTCGCGCTCACCCTCGGCCTGATGCTGGTGTCGGTGATCGGTGTGTTCGGTGCGTCCGCGAAGGAGAGCACCAACGCGCTCGTCGACAAGGGCATCGAGGCGGACTTCGTGCTCACCGGCCCACCCGGCATCGGTGTCCCGGCGGGTGCGGCGGGGGCGGCGGCCCGTGTGGACGGCGTCGTGGACGCGGTCTCGTTGCACGGTGTCGCCGTGAAGATCGACGACGAGGACGTGTTCGGGTCCGCGGTGAGCGGATCCCTCGACGGGGTACTCGCGTACACGATGGAGGAAGGCTCGGAGACGGTCGCCGGCACCGACATGATCGTCTCGCAGACCGAGGCCGCCGACCGTGGCTGGACGCTCGGCACCCCGGTCACGCTGACCGACCGGGACGGCGGGCAGGTCACCACCACGGTGACCGGTATCTACGCCGACAACCAGTTGCTCGGCTCGTGGGTGGTGTCGAACGAGGTGTACCAGGAGGTGACGCCGGTCAACCAGCGCGCCGAATGGGCGGTGATGATCAAGGCCGCACCGGGTGCCGATCAGGCGACGATGGCCGCCGACCTGGCGACCGCGACCGACCCGTTCGTCGTGGTCCAGGTCCAGGACCGGGAACAGTTCAAGGGGGCGCAGGCGCAGCTGATCGACTCGTTGCTCGCGGTGCTGTACGGGTTGCTCGCACTCGCCGTGGTCATCGCGATCCTCGGCATCGTCAACACGCTCGCTCTGTCGGTCGTCGAACGCCGCCGGGAGATCGGCATGCTCCGGGCGGTCGGCATGCAGCGCGCCCAGGTGCGCCGCACGATCTACCTCGAGTCGGTGCTCATCGCGGTGTTCGGTGCCCTCGTCGGGGTACTGCTCGGTGTCGTGTTCGGCTGGGGATTCGTGCGGACCCTCGCCGATCAGGGCCTCGACCACATCGCCGTCCCGTGGGGCCAGGTGGTGGCGATGCTGATCGGTTCCGGCGTCGTCGGTGTCCTCGCGGCCCTGTGGCCGGCGGCGCGGGCGGCGCGGACCAAGCCGCTCGAGGCGATCGCCGACATGTGA